GATAATTTCTTAAAGATGATTTTGGTTGATGCTTGTTTCATAATTGAGCTTTTTCTAAGATCAGATAGAAAAAGTGAGTGGAAGGAAAAAGACCCTTTGATTCAAAAACCACGAATGTTAGGCTTTATTGAGCTTGACTTGCTATTATTGGAAAATCAACTTCCTTTCTGTGTTCTTGAACAACTTTACAAGCTCACTGGTATGAATGAGAAATTTCTTGACATTACTTTAAACTATTTTGAGAATAGACTTTTTGGAAACGTGCGACCAAGAGAGAGTCCAAAACACTTCACTGATTTGTTAAGATCTTCTATAATATCATCATCAAAGCTTGGTCTTGAAAAACTAGAACGATGCAACGAAGTAAAACATGTATACAGTGCAAGCCAACTAATGGAGGCCGGTCTTGCGTTCGAGGTCAGTCCATATAAAAGCTTCATTGACTTGACCTATTCTAAACATGGAGTGTTGACAATGCCAATCTTGAATATACATGACAATACAGAACTGTTGTTCAGGAATATGATGGCATATGAACATTGCCACCTTTCTTCAACAAACATCATTACTCAATATGTAGTGATTCTAGCTTTTCTTATCGATACTGAAAAAGATGTGAACCTTCtcgttgaaaaaaaaattattgtcaatTGGACCGGTGATGCTAAAAAAGTGGCTACAATGTTTAATAATCTAACCTCACAACTTAGCATCCCAGATTTCAATTCACACTATTTCTCCATCTGCAATAgcttaaatgaattttatgaaaatcCTGGCAACAAGTACAAGGCTATCTTCATACATGAGTACTTTAACACTCCTTGGAAAATAGCATCTACTACTGCTGCAATTGTGCTACTTTTGCTCACATTTATTCAAACTGTATGTTCAATCATCTCAGTGGTTCAAAGTAAGAAATCATGACAACTTCAATACTTAAACAATGGCATGGAACAAGTCAAACTGATAAAATTGTTATCTTAAATGTGCAGGTAATTGAAGAAAGGATTCACTAAATAAGCAAAAAGGAAGTCACTTGGTAGGAAAGTATTTGATGATTGTGTTTAAGTGTCTTAGTATAAGGAAAACTTTGTGATGCTATATATTGTGTTGCTGATGATTACAATATCTTTTTCCTTAAATGAATTCTATGAAAATCCTGGCAACAAGTACAAGCCTATCTTCATACACGAGTACTTCAACACTCcttaaaaaataacatctaTTATTACTTCAATTCTACTACTTTTACTCACGATTATTCAGACAATATGTTCTATCATCTCAGTAATTCGTGGTAAGAAGTCATTATATGTATACTTAACTACTGCTACGAAAAGAGTTAGAACTAATAAAAATAGCAATGTCAAATGTGCAGGTAATTAGTTAAGGGAAGAAGGTATTGAGGATTA
This genomic interval from Vigna radiata var. radiata cultivar VC1973A unplaced genomic scaffold, Vradiata_ver6 scaffold_285, whole genome shotgun sequence contains the following:
- the LOC106779405 gene encoding UPF0481 protein At3g47200-like isoform X2; this encodes MEGESSYVTIEIERLEREWIEMLQNVKPPEMDEIYMQSIYRVPQNIRQNNPKVYTPLIFTIGPYHHNSLETTKKLKLKYLKGFLNRTQLPMRVFVEKIKEMEERNIIRNCYADTIECNDNFLKMILVDACFIIELFLRSDRKSEWKEKDPLIQKPRMLGFIELDLLLLENQLPFCVLEQLYKLTGMNEKFLDITLNYFENRLFGNVRPRESPKHFTDLLRSSIISSSKLGLEKLERCNEVKHVYSASQLMEAGLAFEVSPYKSFIDLTYSKHGVLTMPILNIHDNTELLFRNMMAYEHCHLSSTNIITQYVVILAFLIDTEKDVNLLVEKKIIVNWTGDAKKVATMFNNLTSQLSIPDFNSHYFSICNSLNEFYENPGNKYKAIFIHEYFNTPWKIASTTAAIVLLLLTFIQTVCSIISVVQSN
- the LOC106779405 gene encoding UPF0481 protein At3g47200-like isoform X1 — protein: MEGESSYVTIEIERLEREWIEMLQNVKPPEMDEIYMQSIYRVPQNIRQNNPKVYTPLIFTIGPYHHNSLETTKKLKLKYLKGFLNRTQLPMRVFVEKIKEMEERNIIRNCYADTIECNDNFLKMILVDACFIIELFLRSDRKSEWKEKDPLIQKPRMLGFIELDLLLLENQLPFCVLEQLYKLTGMNEKFLDITLNYFENRLFGNVRPRESPKHFTDLLRSSIISSSKLGLEKLERCNEVKHVYSASQLMEAGLAFEVSPYKSFIDLTYSKHGVLTMPILNIHDNTELLFRNMMAYEHCHLSSTNIITQYVVILAFLIDTEKDVNLLVEKKIIVNWTGDAKKVATMFNNLTSQLSIPDFNSHYFSICNSLNEFYENPGNKYKAIFIHEYFNTPWKIASTTAAIVLLLLTFIQTVCSIISVVQSKKS